A region from the Symphalangus syndactylus isolate Jambi chromosome 2, NHGRI_mSymSyn1-v2.1_pri, whole genome shotgun sequence genome encodes:
- the LOC129468890 gene encoding large ribosomal subunit protein uL13-like, which yields MVEVQVLVLDGRGHLLGRLAAIVATQVLLGQKVVLERCEGINISGNFYRNKLKYLAFLRKQMNTNPSRGPYHFRAPSRIFWRTVRGMLPHKTKRGQAALDHLKVFDGIPPPYDKKKRMVVPAALKVVRLKPTRKFAYLGRLAHEVGWKYQAVTTTLEEKRKEKAKIHYQKKKQLMRLQKQA from the coding sequence ATGGTGGAGGTGCAGGTCCTGGTGCTTGATGGTCGAGGCCATCTCCTGGGCCGCCTGGCGGCCATCGTGGCTACACAGGTACTGCTGGGCCAGAAGGTGGTGTTGGAACGCTGCGAAGGCATCAACATTTctggcaatttctacagaaacaagttGAAGTACCTGGCTTTCCTCCGCAAGCAGATGAACACCAACCCTTCCCGAGGGCCCTACCACTTCCGGGCCCCCAGCCGCATCTTCTGGCGGACCGTGCGAGGTATGCTGCCCCACAAGACCAAGCGAGGCCAGGCCGCTCTGGACCACCTCAAGGTGTTTGACGGCATCCCACCGCCCTATGACAAGAAAAAGCGGATGGTGGTTCCTGCTGCCCTCAAGGTTGTGCGTCTGAAGCCTACAAGAAAGTTTGCCTATCTGGGGCGCCTGGCTCACGAGGTTGGCTGGAAGTACCAGGCAGTGACAACCAccctggaggagaagaggaaagagaaagccaAGATCCACTACCAGAAGAAGAAACAGCTCATGAGGCTACAGAAACAGGCCTAG